Below is a genomic region from Procambarus clarkii isolate CNS0578487 chromosome 27, FALCON_Pclarkii_2.0, whole genome shotgun sequence.
CAGTCAGGCTGGAGGACCTGTCAGTCAGCCTGGAGGACCTGTCAGTCAGGCTGGAGGACCTGTCAGTCAGCCTGGAGGACCTGTCAGTCAGGCTGGAGGACCTGTCAGTCAGGCTGGAGGACCTGTCAGTCAGCCTGGAGGACCTGTCAGTCAGGCTGGAGGACCTGTCAGTCAGCCTGGAGGACCTGTCAGTCAGCCTGGAGGACCTGTCAGTCAGGCTGGAGGACCTGTCAGTCAGCCTGGAGGACCTGTCAGTCAGCCTGGAGGACCTGTCAGTCAGCCTGGAGGACCTGTCAGTCAGGTTGGAGGACCTGTCAGTCAGGCTGGAGGACCTGTCAGTCAGCCTGGAGGACCTGTCAGTCAGGCTGGAGGACCTGTCAGTCAGCCTGGAGGACCTGTCAGTCAGCCTGGAGGACCTGTCAGTCAGCCTGGAGGACCTGTCAGTCAGGCTGGAGGACCTGTCAGTCAGCCTGGAGGACCTGTCAGTCAGGCTGGAGGACCTgtcagtcaacctggaggacctgTCAGTCAGCCTGTAGGACCTGTCAGTCAGCCTGGAGGACCTGTCAGTCAGCCTGGAGGACCTATCAGTCTGCCTGGAGGACCTGTCAGTCAGGCTGGAGGACCTGTCAGTCAGCCTGGAGGACCTATCAGTCAGCCTGGAGGATCTGTCAGTCTGCCTGGAGGACCTGTCAGTCTGCCTGGAGGACCTGTCAGTCTGCCTGGAGGACCTGTCAGTCTGCCTGGAGGACCTATCAGTCAGCCTGGAGGACCTGTCAGTCAGGCTGGAGGACCTGTCAGTCAGCTTGGAGGATCTGTCAGTCTGCCTGGAGGACCTGTCAGTCTGCCTGGAGGACCTGTCAGTCTGCCTGGAGGACCTGTCAGTCAGGCTGGAGGACCTGTCAGTCAGGCTGGAGGACCTGTCAGTCAGCCTGGAGGACCTGTCAGTCAGCCTGGAGGACCTGTCAGTCTGCCTGGAGGACCTGTCAGTCTGCCTGGAGGACCTATCAGTCAGCCTGGAGGACCTGTCAGTCAGCCTGGAGGACCTGTCAGTCAGGCTGGAGGACCTGTCAGTCAGCCTGGAGGATCTGTCAGTCTGCCTGGAGGACCTGTCAGTCTGCCTGGAGGACCTGTCAGTCTGCCTGGAGGACCTGTCAGTCAGGCTGGAGGACCTGTCAGTCAGGCTGGAGGACCTGTCAGTCAGCCTGGAGGACCTATCAGTCAGCCTGGAGGACCTATCAGTCAGCCTGGAGGACCTGTCAGTCAGCCTGGAGGACCTGTCAGTCAGCCTGGAGGACCTGTCAGTCAGCCTGGAGGACCTGTCAGTCAGCCTGGAGGACCTGTCAGTCAGCCTGGAGGACCTGTCAGTCAGCCTGGAGGACCTGTCAGTCAGCCTGGAGGACCTGTCAGTCAGCCTGGAGGACCTGTCAGTCAGCCTGGAGGACCTGTCAGTCAGCCTGGAGGGCCTGTCAGTCAGCCTGGAGGACCTGTCAGTCAGCCTGGAGGACCTGTCAGTCAGCCTGGAGGACCTGTCAGTCAGCCTGGAGGACCTGTCAGTCAGCCTGGAGGACCTGTCAGTCAGCCTGGAGGACCTGTCAGTCAGTCTGGAGGACCTATCAGTCAGCCTGGAGGACCTGTCAGTCAGCCTGGAGGACCTGTCAGTCAGGCTGGAGGACCTGTCAGTCAGCCTGGAGGACCTGTCAGTCAGCCTGGAGGACCTGTCAGTCAGCCTGGAGGACCTGTCAGTCAGCCTGGAGGACCTGTCAGTCAGCCTGGAGGACCTGTCAGTCAGCCTGGAGGACCTGTCAGTCAGGCTGGAGGACCTGTCTGACACccggggggtggtgttggtggggaggaggggggtggtgttggtggggaggaggggagggtgttggtggggaggaggggagggtgttggtggggaggagggggggggtgttggtggggaggaggggggtgttggtggggaggagggaggggtgttggtggggaggaggggggggtgttggtggggaggaggggggggggtgttggtggggaggaggagggggggtgttggtggggaggaggggggatgttggtggggaggaggggggtggtgttggtggggaggaggggggtggtgttggtggggaggaggggggtggtgttggtggggaggaggggggtggtgttggtggggaggaggggggggtgttggtggggaggaggggggggggtgttggtggggaggaggggggggggtgttggtggggaggaggagggggggtgttggtggggaggaggggggatgttggtggggaggaggggggtggtgttggtggggaggagggaggtggtgttggtggggaggaggggggtggtgttggtggggaggagggggggggtgttggtggggaggagggggggggggtgttggtggggaggaggggggggtgttggtggggaggaggggggtgttggtggggaggagggaggggtgttggtggggaggaggagggggtggtgtgggtggggaggagggggtggtgtgggtggggaggaggggtggtgttggtggggaggaggggtggtgatggtggggagaaggggtggtgttggtactcacctaattgtactcacctaattgtgcttgcgggggttgagctttggctctttggtcccgcctctcaactgtcaatcaactggtgtacagattcctgagcctcctcctggtggggaggaggggtggtgttggtggggaggagggggtgatgtACATGCATCTATGGTGGTATATTTACTCAGGATGAACACGTTTCTAAAGCAATATATTCACTTaccggatgagtgatgctgcccaataaaaTTGCCTTTGGggcaaaatacaaaaaaaaaaaaaaaataaataaataaataaataaataagctcCCGAAAGCAGGCGTGAGTGTTCCATAGAGTTAATTTCCCGAGGACTGCTATTACCtgagcaaggatcaggttgggttaccgttacctgtggcaggtggctgcaggtgacggatctcccaatcctgagcactccagttgcaaactctgtgagcaggaactacggcatgatctcccgcactacatcactgaatgcccagttattagacctttcagaccagttggcatgaggtacctggagctttgcaattactttattcactctcgtattcttgaagatatcctcacagtatacccaaaatttgccagtgcaggctattaaacacatggccctgtatgactaaccatcctgtgtgatggggattttttagcatcacctagttagctttttttttttttgacacactgtactccacttcatatagtctagggtagctgcactaatgcagatgtacctaatatgttaataaaaaaaaatacctgagtaacagaaccgccttagtccttttcaagggggtaaaaagtaaactctgtgcaccctttgagttgggtacaccccagggtggagtgctaagtcccacactgttcaatgttctgatgcacaaattaacaattgatattcccacactacctgacgaagccgtcatttgctatgccgatgacatatgcattgttgcaaattcccaaactagactgcaagctctacttgattcattcgctgctaaaagcattgaatgtggtcttgttatctctataactaaatccagagttctccatcccaaagagaaaactcatgtccctataactttcaaggtc
It encodes:
- the LOC123762771 gene encoding collagen alpha-1(I) chain-like; this translates as MLKRLLEHANIRSSRNLEKKVLQEPGEEGPPGTWRRRSSRNLEKKVLQEPGEEGPPGTWRRRSSRNLEKKVLQEPGEEDPPGTWRRRSSRNLEKKILQEPGEEDPPGTWRRRSSRNLEKKILQEPGEEDPPGTWRRRSSRNLEKKVLQGPGEEGPPGTWRRRSSRNLEKKILQEPGEEGPPGTWRRRSSRNLEKKVLQEPGEEGPPGTWRRRSSRNLEKKILQEPGEEGPPGTWRRRPSRNLEKKVFRPTYLRPGQESTASPGGPVSQPGGPVSQPGGPVSQAGGPVSQPGGPVSQAGGPVSQPGGPVSQAGGPVSQAGGPVSQPGGPVSQAGGPVSQPGGPVSQPGGPVSQAGGPVSQPGGPVSQPGGPVSQPGGPVSQVGGPVSQAGGPVSQPGGPVSQAGGPVSQPGGPVSQPGGPVSQPGGPVSQAGGPVSQPGGPVSQAGGPVSQPGGPVSQPVGPVSQPGGPVSQPGGPISLPGGPVSQAGGPVSQPGGPISQPGGSVSLPGGPVSLPGGPVSLPGGPVSLPGGPISQPGGPVSQAGGPVSQLGGSVSLPGGPVSLPGGPVSLPGGPVSQAGGPVSQAGGPVSQPGGPVSQPGGPVSLPGGPVSLPGGPISQPGGPVSQPGGPVSQAGGPVSQPGGSVSLPGGPVSLPGGPVSLPGGPVSQAGGPVSQAGGPVSQPGGPISQPGGPISQPGGPVSQPGGPVSQPGGPVSQPGGPVSQPGGPVSQPGGPVSQPGGPVSQPGGPVSQPGGPVSQPGGPVSQPGGPVSQPGGPVSQPGGPVSQPGGPVSQPGGPVSQPGGPVSQPGGPVSQSGGPISQPGGPVSQPGGPVSQAGGPVSQPGGPVSQPGGPVSQPGGPVSQPGGPVSQPGGPVSQPGGPVSQAGGPV